A genome region from Blautia coccoides includes the following:
- a CDS encoding NADH-ubiquinone oxidoreductase-F iron-sulfur binding region domain-containing protein, with translation MNELLKSLDKEKVLSQIRRAGITEYGTLSEGLAEKLDRFLQSGREEGTPVLAAGALNNNDFSHMLLDILKKEPEKVLTGLGVTAWLTDADRAVLYLPEEETELAGIVEKSAKEMEMDLLIVNEIADMRLLRNGIINHIQTLAAVADVLNDRYEAKTLVSVVKYTDSKTAETVSEPRYVPFGTQMQEVTGSLDGIKAVQIGDALYLPEEIPPMILTERTSLGDGVIKLYTDGCCMLDAAFEQLMKSRRKSCGKCTFCREGLIQLYAGMKEVISGKGKLPGMKIMEEIGEAMTFSSSCTIGNSGSALVLGTIEKFENEYVDHIKRKKCTAGSCLAFVNIYIDPQKCMGCGKCQETCEGSYIEGLNGYIHMIEDTDCTKCGKCIGACPESAIISTTGRVPGLPDRLTKVGRFKRY, from the coding sequence ATGAATGAACTTCTAAAATCTCTGGATAAAGAAAAGGTTTTAAGCCAAATCCGGAGAGCCGGAATTACTGAGTACGGGACGCTGAGTGAAGGACTGGCAGAAAAACTGGACAGATTCCTTCAGTCCGGCAGGGAAGAAGGAACCCCGGTTCTGGCTGCCGGAGCATTGAACAACAATGACTTTTCACACATGCTGCTGGATATTCTGAAAAAGGAGCCTGAAAAAGTCCTGACAGGGCTGGGCGTTACGGCATGGCTTACAGACGCGGACAGAGCTGTCTTGTATTTGCCGGAGGAAGAGACAGAATTAGCCGGGATAGTTGAAAAATCTGCCAAAGAGATGGAGATGGACCTTCTCATAGTAAACGAAATTGCAGACATGCGGTTGCTGAGAAACGGGATCATAAATCACATCCAGACATTGGCAGCAGTTGCGGATGTTTTAAATGACAGGTATGAAGCTAAAACATTAGTAAGTGTTGTAAAATATACGGACAGCAAAACCGCTGAGACGGTATCAGAACCCCGTTACGTGCCCTTCGGAACTCAGATGCAGGAGGTAACCGGAAGTTTGGATGGGATAAAAGCAGTTCAAATTGGCGACGCTCTGTATCTGCCCGAGGAAATTCCGCCTATGATTCTTACGGAAAGGACAAGTCTGGGGGACGGAGTCATAAAGCTTTACACAGATGGCTGCTGTATGTTGGACGCAGCGTTTGAACAGCTAATGAAGAGCCGCAGAAAAAGCTGCGGAAAATGTACATTCTGCCGGGAAGGACTGATTCAGCTATATGCCGGAATGAAGGAAGTGATCAGCGGAAAAGGCAAATTACCGGGCATGAAAATTATGGAAGAAATCGGAGAGGCTATGACGTTCTCTTCCTCCTGTACCATTGGAAACTCGGGTAGCGCATTGGTTCTGGGGACCATTGAAAAATTTGAGAATGAATACGTGGATCATATAAAGAGAAAAAAATGTACAGCCGGAAGCTGTCTGGCATTTGTAAATATTTATATTGACCCTCAAAAATGCATGGGCTGCGGCAAATGTCAGGAGACTTGTGAGGGCAGTTACATAGAAGGGCTGAATGGCTACATCCATATGATTGAAGACACTGACTGCACAAAGTGCGGAAAGTGTATAGGGGCTTGCCCGGAAAGTGCAATCATATCCACTACGGGCCGTGTGCCGGGGCTGCCGGACCGGCTTACCAAAGTAGGACGGTTTAAACGATATTAG
- a CDS encoding FAD-dependent oxidoreductase yields MAEIIIDGIRLEVPEHRCVLECALQAGIYIPHLCHHPDLPENGSCRLCIVEVEGVKGVVPSCTLKAENGMVIRTESENLRKLRSMAMELLLAGHPEDCSTCPKYGNCELQTLIQYLGGAGSHIKERVKGFKENKENPLIEYEMNRCVLCGRCVRACNDLRGVGAIQYQKKNLETYVGTLHDKLLADADCRFCQACVEVCPTGTIRDKLMERNAQKASKEDWVIPCKAACPAHTDVPRYIRFVKEGNCDGAAAVIREKVPFPKALGHVCSHACELQCKRGEVSEAMSIRNIKRYAAEQDTGRYWKGKGKQLPDTGKKVCVVGAGPAGMTAAYYLRKQGHDVTLKEALPTVGGMMSYGIPAYRLPREVVAEEYGYMEETGIHTEVNTRVEHPAQLLKEYDAVLMAIGTHQGVRLPMEGNDLPGTLVNIEFLRKCSMGQETGIGRHVIILGGGNVAFDCARSAKRLGAEEIHVACLEAEDKMTADEEEIQQAKEGGILVHPAQTFERITGTEYVTGVDFMDVEEFSFDENRRPVIRKKAGSEHHIECDTVIFATGQRVEITEEAGILLGRANSIVTKEGSAAASVEGIFAAGDAVYGTKSVIMAIEAGRQAASEIDIYLGGDGDITETFAPAQHADPKIGKIEGFAYQRRTSTDIKEAKERQSNFKLVDDGFCNEAACSEASRCLQCDLRLQITPARLWKDFEGKEGVYS; encoded by the coding sequence ATGGCTGAAATTATAATTGATGGCATCCGGTTGGAAGTGCCGGAGCATAGATGTGTATTAGAATGCGCATTGCAGGCGGGAATTTACATTCCCCATCTGTGTCATCATCCAGATCTGCCGGAAAATGGCTCCTGTCGTTTATGCATTGTTGAGGTTGAAGGTGTGAAAGGTGTGGTTCCATCTTGTACCTTAAAGGCGGAAAACGGAATGGTCATTCGTACAGAGAGTGAAAATCTTCGGAAATTACGGTCTATGGCTATGGAACTGCTTCTGGCCGGACATCCGGAGGATTGTTCCACCTGTCCTAAATACGGCAATTGTGAACTTCAAACACTGATACAGTACCTGGGGGGTGCAGGCTCCCATATAAAAGAGAGAGTAAAAGGATTTAAAGAGAATAAAGAAAACCCCTTGATCGAGTATGAGATGAACCGCTGTGTGCTGTGCGGAAGATGTGTGCGTGCGTGCAATGACCTGCGGGGTGTAGGCGCAATCCAGTACCAGAAAAAGAACCTGGAAACCTATGTGGGAACCCTTCATGACAAATTGCTGGCGGACGCAGACTGCAGGTTCTGTCAGGCCTGTGTGGAGGTATGTCCCACAGGAACTATAAGAGACAAACTGATGGAAAGAAATGCCCAAAAAGCATCCAAGGAAGACTGGGTCATTCCCTGTAAGGCGGCGTGTCCTGCCCACACAGACGTTCCCAGATACATCCGTTTTGTCAAAGAGGGAAACTGCGATGGGGCGGCGGCTGTGATCCGTGAAAAAGTTCCGTTTCCAAAGGCGCTGGGACATGTGTGCTCCCATGCGTGTGAATTACAGTGCAAACGGGGCGAAGTGTCGGAAGCCATGTCCATCCGCAATATCAAACGCTATGCGGCTGAGCAGGATACCGGTAGATACTGGAAAGGCAAAGGAAAACAGCTTCCCGATACCGGAAAGAAAGTCTGTGTAGTGGGCGCAGGGCCGGCCGGTATGACGGCTGCGTATTATCTCCGCAAGCAGGGACATGACGTGACATTAAAAGAGGCGCTTCCCACTGTGGGTGGTATGATGAGTTACGGCATTCCTGCCTATCGTCTCCCAAGGGAGGTTGTGGCTGAAGAATACGGTTATATGGAAGAGACAGGTATACATACAGAGGTGAATACCCGGGTGGAGCATCCGGCGCAGCTTCTGAAAGAATACGATGCAGTTCTTATGGCTATAGGGACACATCAGGGTGTGCGGCTTCCCATGGAGGGAAATGATCTGCCCGGGACTTTGGTGAACATTGAGTTTTTGAGAAAGTGTTCTATGGGTCAGGAGACAGGGATTGGACGCCATGTGATCATTCTCGGCGGGGGCAATGTGGCCTTTGACTGTGCCAGAAGTGCAAAAAGGCTGGGAGCAGAAGAGATCCATGTGGCCTGTCTGGAGGCAGAGGATAAGATGACGGCAGACGAGGAAGAGATCCAGCAGGCGAAGGAAGGGGGAATCCTGGTACATCCGGCACAGACCTTTGAGAGGATTACCGGGACAGAGTATGTGACAGGCGTTGATTTTATGGATGTGGAAGAATTTTCTTTTGATGAGAACAGACGGCCGGTTATCAGGAAGAAAGCCGGTTCGGAGCACCATATAGAATGTGACACCGTTATTTTTGCCACAGGACAGAGAGTTGAGATTACAGAAGAGGCAGGTATCCTTCTGGGACGGGCAAATTCCATTGTCACAAAGGAAGGAAGCGCAGCGGCTTCTGTGGAAGGAATCTTTGCGGCAGGCGATGCAGTGTACGGAACCAAGTCGGTGATCATGGCCATAGAGGCCGGAAGACAGGCTGCCAGTGAAATAGATATTTATCTTGGCGGCGACGGTGATATCACGGAAACTTTCGCGCCAGCGCAGCACGCAGATCCCAAAATCGGGAAGATAGAAGGTTTTGCGTATCAGAGACGGACTTCCACGGATATAAAAGAGGCAAAAGAACGTCAGAGTAACTTTAAACTGGTTGATGATGGATTCTGTAATGAGGCAGCTTGTTCAGAAGCGTCACGATGTCTGCAGTGTGATCTGAGGCTTCAGATCACACCGGCGAGACTCTGGAAAGATTTTGAAGGCAAAGAGGGGGTATACTCTTGA
- a CDS encoding acyl carrier protein produces the protein MNRDEMIKFIVDCVAQTYRADAAGISESTNIPEEFGTKSLQRVSLCALIENETDVVLSLGDIGKYPTVGELADFILESE, from the coding sequence ATGAATAGAGATGAAATGATTAAATTTATTGTTGATTGTGTGGCACAGACTTATCGTGCAGATGCGGCCGGAATATCGGAATCCACCAATATCCCCGAGGAGTTCGGAACAAAATCCCTGCAGAGAGTTTCCTTATGCGCATTGATCGAGAATGAGACAGATGTGGTTCTCTCTCTGGGAGACATTGGAAAATACCCTACAGTTGGTGAACTGGCTGATTTTATCCTGGAATCAGAATAA
- a CDS encoding Zn-ribbon domain-containing OB-fold protein yields the protein MKIEKIVEKFYEGLAEHKIYARRCLECGAIEYPPRYACNTCGYHETEWVELSGKGKLHSIILPASLNADPWNDKIGPYCYGLIELEEGVMFNGTVFGMTRKAAKKMKDKLPIPIHALFAERDGFTTLFFEVDKNVEENK from the coding sequence ATGAAGATTGAAAAAATTGTCGAAAAATTTTATGAGGGCTTAGCAGAGCACAAAATTTATGCCCGCAGATGTTTGGAATGCGGTGCCATTGAATATCCCCCCAGATATGCGTGCAACACCTGCGGATATCATGAGACAGAATGGGTTGAACTGTCAGGAAAAGGAAAACTTCACAGTATCATTCTCCCGGCATCACTGAATGCAGATCCCTGGAACGATAAGATCGGACCTTATTGCTATGGCCTCATCGAACTGGAAGAAGGCGTGATGTTTAACGGGACGGTATTCGGTATGACCCGGAAAGCGGCAAAGAAAATGAAAGATAAACTGCCAATCCCCATACATGCTCTTTTTGCGGAGAGGGACGGGTTTACAACCCTGTTTTTTGAAGTTGATAAAAATGTGGAGGAAAATAAATGA
- a CDS encoding thiolase family protein codes for MVPGKIGKYSRSVSIIGVGAMPFGDTGENPELKGLTEGEFFGAAALMAMENAGIEPRDIDFFYHGSANPKFFNNAATPNMQVAEWFGVRGKGSVHHSEACCTGYVGLEQAVNDVASGAHEIVLSGCVEMACGLPVPGKPAHLRKKITTDDVTPDLEAIMDRAYTRALGGGHIGQDDWTDLYKNEYGLTDSQVDEVLNTMSYHGRRAAVLNPLAMYRTPFEEIAKELGFDDPMEYLRSPFNPKTTQYLRVTGNAPSADGSACVIVCPTEMAHQFKQKPIEVLGVGTSCLELMRPHNEMEITREAGRQVYEATGLRPEDIDLLLVNDFVLSSQLLAAEELGYLPKGEGWKWVLEGRTAFDGDRPINPHGGRTSYGHAYGASGMADIYEAVLQLRGQAGPRQIKKNPKTAMLRGFGGGQNCHIPILRVLE; via the coding sequence ATGGTACCAGGTAAAATTGGAAAATATAGCCGGAGCGTCTCTATTATCGGAGTGGGGGCAATGCCCTTTGGCGATACAGGGGAGAATCCGGAATTAAAGGGACTTACAGAAGGAGAATTTTTTGGGGCAGCAGCACTGATGGCAATGGAAAATGCAGGAATTGAGCCGAGAGACATTGATTTCTTTTACCATGGCTCTGCCAATCCAAAGTTTTTTAACAATGCAGCAACACCTAACATGCAGGTTGCAGAGTGGTTCGGGGTGCGGGGAAAAGGCTCTGTCCACCACTCAGAGGCATGCTGTACCGGTTATGTGGGTCTGGAACAGGCTGTAAATGATGTGGCAAGCGGTGCACATGAAATTGTCCTTTCCGGCTGTGTGGAGATGGCATGCGGCCTGCCGGTTCCGGGAAAACCGGCACATCTGCGGAAAAAGATCACCACAGATGATGTTACACCTGATCTGGAAGCAATTATGGACCGCGCTTACACACGTGCCCTTGGAGGAGGCCATATCGGACAGGATGACTGGACGGATCTCTACAAAAATGAATATGGCCTGACAGACAGCCAGGTAGACGAAGTTTTAAATACCATGTCTTACCACGGAAGAAGAGCCGCTGTATTGAATCCTCTGGCTATGTACCGGACACCTTTTGAAGAGATTGCAAAGGAGCTGGGATTTGATGACCCCATGGAGTATCTCCGCTCACCCTTTAACCCAAAAACAACCCAGTATCTCCGTGTGACCGGCAATGCGCCCAGCGCGGATGGCTCTGCCTGTGTCATCGTCTGTCCTACGGAAATGGCACACCAGTTTAAACAAAAGCCCATAGAAGTTCTGGGTGTGGGAACCTCTTGTCTGGAACTTATGAGGCCCCACAATGAGATGGAGATCACCAGAGAAGCCGGACGTCAGGTCTATGAAGCCACCGGCTTACGCCCGGAGGATATTGATCTTCTTCTTGTAAATGATTTTGTACTCTCGTCACAGCTCCTCGCAGCGGAGGAACTTGGCTACCTGCCCAAAGGTGAAGGGTGGAAGTGGGTGCTGGAAGGACGTACTGCGTTTGACGGAGACAGGCCCATCAATCCTCATGGCGGCCGTACTTCATATGGACATGCTTATGGGGCGTCCGGCATGGCAGATATCTATGAAGCTGTACTTCAGTTGCGCGGACAGGCGGGACCCCGTCAGATAAAGAAGAATCCCAAAACAGCAATGCTGCGCGGATTTGGCGGTGGTCAGAACTGCCATATTCCGATCCTGAGAGTTCTGGAATAA
- a CDS encoding aldo/keto reductase: MEYVKFNGIDKKISKFFMGTFGMFPDNKEKHFQTLDAAYDLGITAIDTARAYDSEPTVGEWIESRGVRENIVLLSKGAHPTDYRQRVTPYDIDSDLAETLAELRTDYLDIYLLHRDNTELPVGPIVEKLNEHQAAGRIKIFGGSNWTHERLEEANEYAYAHNLTPMSVSSPNFSLAEQVKNPFAPGCVTIAGNKNADAQAWYTKNQMPVLAYSSLARGLFSGRITRELLAEDPEKIDMFCRIGYCYEENFVRLDRCKEIAEEKNCSIPQVAMAYVLDSPLNAFPIIGAANRSEIESSLGALNVKLTPQEVLYLELKADTRK, translated from the coding sequence ATGGAATATGTAAAATTTAACGGAATTGACAAAAAGATCAGCAAGTTTTTTATGGGCACATTCGGAATGTTCCCTGACAATAAAGAGAAACATTTTCAGACACTGGATGCAGCGTATGACCTTGGAATCACTGCCATTGACACAGCACGTGCCTATGATTCCGAACCCACAGTAGGCGAATGGATTGAATCCAGGGGTGTCCGTGAGAACATTGTTCTTCTTTCCAAGGGTGCCCATCCCACAGACTACCGCCAGAGAGTCACACCTTATGACATTGACTCTGATCTGGCTGAGACTCTTGCAGAACTCCGCACCGATTATCTGGACATCTATCTTCTGCACAGAGACAACACAGAACTTCCTGTTGGCCCCATCGTAGAAAAGTTAAATGAGCATCAGGCAGCAGGGAGAATTAAGATATTCGGAGGTTCCAACTGGACTCATGAACGTCTGGAGGAGGCAAACGAATATGCCTATGCCCACAATCTGACACCAATGTCTGTATCCTCTCCCAACTTCAGTCTGGCTGAACAGGTTAAGAATCCCTTTGCTCCGGGATGTGTTACTATTGCAGGAAATAAAAATGCAGATGCCCAGGCTTGGTATACGAAAAACCAGATGCCGGTTCTCGCATATTCCTCCCTTGCCAGAGGGTTATTCTCAGGAAGGATCACAAGAGAACTTCTGGCAGAGGACCCAGAAAAAATTGATATGTTCTGCCGCATCGGATACTGCTATGAGGAAAACTTTGTAAGACTCGACCGCTGTAAAGAGATTGCAGAGGAAAAGAACTGCTCCATTCCCCAGGTGGCAATGGCATATGTTCTGGACAGCCCGCTGAATGCATTCCCCATTATCGGAGCGGCAAACAGAAGCGAGATAGAATCCTCTCTTGGAGCATTGAACGTAAAACTTACGCCCCAGGAAGTGCTTTATCTTGAACTGAAGGCTGATACAAGGAAATAA
- a CDS encoding VOC family protein has translation MMDTQFAKFLQIGIIVENVEETVKQYEKYGIGPWRISPLDSAEFPDFTMNGKKERLQTVMAFCDCWGFELELIQPVSDSPYKTWLEEHGPGMHHIALITRDGFGKVVDEHKKLTGRAPWLWCKDPVIGMEFAYLDLHKELGLFLEIYNEDKKGGLDANFKLPE, from the coding sequence ATGATGGACACACAGTTTGCAAAATTTTTACAGATTGGAATTATTGTAGAAAATGTTGAGGAGACGGTAAAACAGTATGAAAAGTACGGGATTGGACCCTGGAGGATCAGCCCTTTGGATTCCGCGGAATTTCCCGATTTTACCATGAACGGAAAAAAGGAACGTCTTCAGACCGTTATGGCATTTTGTGACTGCTGGGGATTTGAATTAGAGCTTATTCAGCCAGTCAGTGACAGCCCTTATAAAACATGGCTGGAGGAACATGGACCGGGTATGCATCACATTGCGCTGATCACCAGGGATGGGTTTGGAAAAGTGGTTGATGAGCATAAAAAACTCACCGGCAGGGCCCCATGGCTGTGGTGCAAAGACCCTGTTATCGGAATGGAGTTTGCATATCTGGACTTACATAAAGAACTGGGATTGTTCCTGGAAATATATAACGAGGATAAAAAAGGCGGATTAGACGCCAACTTCAAGCTGCCGGAATAA
- a CDS encoding sugar phosphate isomerase/epimerase family protein, translating to MENRNIDYTYMTNLWGNINYKQINNFDEWYMGDFGSAYYYQDWDKILRYFAGAGFKGIEIMVFSVPNITNAFGSMKNFRDFALERGIERITGMFSHHVGSQDKRNHPGIFAYEQQAIDALAECGGINLIVQPAGQYYGTGPLDEEGLKNVAECMNTVGRMCADKGLAVSIHNEFWCAVNKYDHEKFLEMTDPRYVYYCLDTAQVAIMGKDILNFYDTYHDRVQYFHIKDTTYIDAPDEKRFGAGAEFDEKGARWFWEPGGGLLDFKGLWELMKKYNHKGWIGIESDGTPDPLSTILLTKNYIDTVLDPIYK from the coding sequence ATGGAAAATAGAAATATTGATTATACGTACATGACGAATCTTTGGGGCAATATCAATTATAAGCAGATTAACAATTTTGATGAGTGGTATATGGGTGACTTTGGGTCAGCCTACTATTATCAGGATTGGGATAAGATTCTCCGCTACTTTGCAGGGGCCGGATTTAAGGGAATTGAGATTATGGTCTTTTCTGTTCCTAACATCACCAATGCATTCGGATCAATGAAAAATTTCAGGGACTTTGCCCTGGAACGGGGTATCGAACGGATCACAGGAATGTTTTCCCATCATGTGGGGTCCCAGGATAAGAGAAATCATCCGGGAATATTTGCATATGAGCAGCAGGCCATTGACGCCCTTGCAGAGTGTGGCGGGATCAACCTCATCGTGCAGCCCGCAGGCCAGTATTACGGAACAGGACCCCTGGATGAAGAGGGCCTGAAAAATGTGGCAGAGTGCATGAATACCGTGGGACGTATGTGCGCGGACAAGGGGCTGGCAGTATCCATCCACAATGAATTCTGGTGCGCCGTGAATAAGTATGACCATGAGAAATTTTTAGAGATGACAGATCCCCGTTATGTTTATTACTGTCTTGACACAGCACAGGTTGCGATTATGGGGAAAGATATCCTGAATTTTTATGATACTTATCATGACAGGGTACAGTATTTCCACATAAAAGACACCACCTACATTGATGCCCCGGATGAAAAGCGATTCGGCGCAGGGGCGGAATTTGATGAGAAGGGAGCGCGCTGGTTCTGGGAGCCGGGCGGCGGACTTCTGGACTTTAAAGGTCTGTGGGAGCTGATGAAAAAGTATAACCATAAGGGATGGATTGGAATTGAATCGGATGGAACACCGGATCCTCTGTCAACCATTCTTTTGACGAAAAATTATATTGATACGGTTTTGGATCCCATTTACAAATAA
- a CDS encoding sugar phosphate isomerase/epimerase family protein, whose product MKAVASFGIVNADTSGPGAFLRAAKWYWDELTDMFAAAGFTSVMIPMVPNTENVSRNGAPICTASVKTRFGSPEGYLKYLNNKGIENVEAIGISAQSQFNSLFETGLPIERFFDAFYSHAADTIEALVQLGGSTLLASPTPGIGFLDQAFHGDEGKKEKFLANAAECMNRIGEACKENKIHFAVRNEYWTLVRGTKIDSFMENLDTSLVSYAADPAHLSIANADYLEYFKKYAKQAKAVCFTDTKFKDELDVYKTISPEFPQDGRRQRVYYDLGYGNMDFTEIYKILRNADFDGPVILDSKYSLDIPKGILRMRTFWNNLEKNYIAEEVRNGK is encoded by the coding sequence ATGAAAGCAGTAGCAAGTTTTGGGATTGTCAATGCTGATACAAGCGGCCCGGGCGCTTTTTTGAGAGCAGCAAAATGGTATTGGGACGAACTTACCGATATGTTTGCGGCGGCCGGGTTCACCTCAGTGATGATTCCCATGGTGCCCAACACCGAAAATGTGTCACGAAACGGAGCGCCTATTTGTACGGCATCCGTAAAGACACGTTTCGGTTCACCGGAAGGATATCTGAAATACCTGAACAATAAAGGAATTGAAAATGTTGAGGCCATTGGCATTTCCGCACAGAGCCAATTTAACAGTCTTTTTGAGACAGGCCTTCCCATAGAAAGATTTTTTGATGCTTTTTACAGCCACGCGGCAGACACCATAGAGGCGCTGGTACAGTTGGGAGGCAGCACACTGCTGGCATCCCCCACACCGGGGATTGGTTTTTTGGATCAGGCATTTCACGGGGATGAAGGAAAAAAAGAAAAGTTTTTGGCAAATGCAGCGGAATGTATGAACCGTATCGGAGAAGCCTGCAAGGAAAACAAGATCCATTTTGCAGTCCGCAATGAATACTGGACTTTAGTCAGGGGAACCAAGATTGATTCCTTCATGGAAAATCTGGATACCAGTCTTGTCTCTTATGCGGCAGATCCGGCACATCTCTCCATCGCCAATGCGGATTACCTGGAATACTTTAAAAAATATGCAAAACAGGCAAAGGCGGTGTGCTTTACAGATACAAAATTCAAGGATGAACTGGATGTTTACAAGACAATATCCCCGGAATTCCCCCAGGATGGACGCAGGCAGAGAGTATACTATGACCTGGGTTATGGAAATATGGATTTTACTGAAATATATAAAATTCTGCGGAATGCTGACTTTGACGGTCCGGTAATATTGGATTCCAAATATTCACTGGATATTCCAAAAGGAATTTTAAGGATGAGAACATTCTGGAATAACTTGGAGAAAAATTATATTGCTGAGGAGGTAAGGAATGGAAAATAG
- a CDS encoding xylulokinase, with the protein MGEIQKNYLIGMDCGTTNIKAILMGEDGTVAASASRLSTTIQAGPGAVEQDPQEWWRNAAAIFRSLSESAGDSIMKRVRGIGISSHTVTMLPLDEKREPLRNALTCQDGRSGKEMHRIVKEMGLEHFTSVAGGQPAVSFLPNKILWFKEHEPKLFARTRYYIQASSFLNMKLTGVMTTDMDQASRTQCLDIRTMTWSKEIGDIIGVDLEQVMPELKAVDDIIGTVTREAARETGLPKGVPVIAGCSDALASMYAMGLKQLGDAGESSGTTSIVFAGSEKKSPSNVPVVTRPCTIQGMPWIFDAPIQSTGSSIKWFIDKMAAQEKLEAKEKHMDIYTYLNELASEAQPGAGGLFFYPYLMGERAPLWNEYARGMFIGMGMDTERRDFVRAVFEGTAYALRHVVETIKKSGARVDALYICGGGAKSRTWCQIKASMLRVPVYLLDSSSGDVPMGDALLVGHKVGVFPDFAKAAESIIKVREVIQPVQQWADIYDERYPYYVELYQKLDESLKNLREIVESMDKKG; encoded by the coding sequence TTGGGAGAAATACAGAAAAATTACCTGATAGGCATGGACTGCGGGACGACGAATATAAAAGCCATTCTGATGGGGGAGGACGGAACGGTTGCGGCATCGGCAAGCCGGTTAAGCACAACCATTCAGGCTGGCCCGGGGGCAGTGGAACAGGACCCGCAGGAATGGTGGAGAAATGCAGCAGCCATATTCCGCTCGCTCTCAGAAAGTGCCGGTGATTCCATCATGAAGAGAGTCAGGGGAATCGGCATCAGTTCTCATACGGTAACCATGCTGCCCTTGGATGAGAAAAGAGAACCCCTGCGAAATGCCCTGACATGCCAGGACGGGAGATCAGGCAAAGAAATGCACCGGATTGTAAAGGAAATGGGCTTGGAGCATTTTACATCCGTTGCAGGGGGGCAGCCGGCAGTTTCTTTCCTGCCAAACAAGATTCTGTGGTTTAAAGAACATGAGCCGAAGTTGTTCGCAAGAACCAGGTACTACATACAGGCAAGTTCTTTTTTGAACATGAAGCTTACAGGGGTCATGACAACAGATATGGATCAGGCGTCCAGAACACAGTGTCTGGACATCCGCACTATGACATGGTCAAAAGAGATCGGAGATATCATAGGGGTGGATCTAGAGCAGGTGATGCCGGAGTTAAAGGCAGTTGACGATATTATCGGAACTGTGACAAGAGAAGCTGCCCGGGAAACAGGTCTGCCAAAAGGCGTGCCTGTGATTGCCGGATGCAGCGACGCTCTGGCTTCCATGTATGCCATGGGATTAAAGCAGCTTGGAGACGCAGGGGAGTCCTCGGGAACAACATCCATTGTCTTTGCCGGAAGTGAAAAAAAGAGCCCCTCCAATGTTCCGGTAGTCACAAGACCCTGTACTATTCAGGGAATGCCCTGGATTTTCGATGCGCCTATACAGTCTACCGGGTCATCCATCAAGTGGTTTATAGATAAAATGGCTGCCCAGGAAAAGCTGGAGGCAAAAGAAAAGCATATGGATATCTATACCTATTTGAACGAACTGGCGTCAGAGGCACAGCCCGGGGCAGGGGGATTATTCTTTTATCCCTATCTGATGGGTGAAAGGGCGCCCCTCTGGAACGAATACGCAAGAGGAATGTTCATCGGCATGGGTATGGACACGGAGAGAAGGGATTTTGTAAGGGCTGTTTTTGAGGGTACTGCCTATGCACTTCGCCATGTGGTGGAGACCATCAAAAAGTCTGGGGCAAGAGTTGACGCATTGTATATCTGCGGCGGCGGGGCAAAGAGCCGTACATGGTGCCAAATCAAGGCATCCATGCTGCGGGTTCCTGTATATCTTCTGGACAGCAGCTCCGGGGATGTGCCCATGGGTGACGCTCTGCTTGTGGGGCATAAGGTCGGTGTGTTTCCGGATTTTGCAAAGGCGGCAGAGAGTATCATCAAGGTAAGGGAAGTAATCCAGCCGGTTCAGCAGTGGGCCGACATCTATGATGAGCGATACCCGTATTATGTGGAACTATACCAGAAACTGGATGAAAGCCTGAAAAACCTCAGGGAAATCGTTGAGAGTATGGATAAAAAAGGATAA